GCAGAGCGGCTGCTCGCCGAGCGTTTCGCGCGGGGCGAGATCAACGACGAGGAGTACCAGCGTCGGCTCGACACGCTGCGGCACGTGTGAGCGCTTCACCGACGAGCCGGTCGCGCGCCTGCCAAGCAAGGTCCTGCGGCAGGTGCGATGCGGCGCAGACCGGCGCGTTAAGGTAGCGCTGTCTCGGGAGTGAACTGACCAATCAGGGCTCAGCGGTCGCCGCCGCTGGCGCCGGAGGTGAGGTCATCGTAGTTCGCGATTTCCGTTATGAGCTCGTCCACTATCACGCGGAGACCTGGATGGTCAGTTGCGGGTACGCCCCTTGTGTCTGGTGCGTCGCTCAGCAGGCCGCAGCGTGGGCGGCGTCGACGGGCGTTTCGCGGGGGCTTCGGTGCATCGACACGCAGCCGCGCGTGGATACGACCACGATCGGCGCGGGTTCACCGCCGCGCCGGTGTCGCGCCAGCCGGGTGGCGACCCCGGCGGCGACCGATCGCGGTCGCAGGCCGCCCGTGGCGTCTCCACCGAGTACCACCAGGTCGGCGAAGCCCGCCGCGTGGCACAGCGTGGTGACCGGGTCGGCGAACGCCATCTCCCGAGCGACCTGAGGAGGGTTGGCCGGCCCCGCGGTCGCCGCCGCGACGGCGTCGCGCTGCATCCGGTGCAGCCGCACGCGGTGGTGGACGAGTTCACCGTTGTCCCGGGCGCCGATCCGGTCCACGGCTGGCCACGCGGTAACAACCAGAAGTGTGGCGTGGCGACGTGCCGCTTCTCGCGCCGCCCACGTCAGCGCGTGGTGCGCCGATGCCGATCTGTCGAGCCCGATGACGATCCCGGTCGTGTGCCATCGCGTCCTTTCTTTGCCTGCGCGCCTCAAGCTTCGTCCGGTTGCGGTACGGCTGCAGAACCGGGGTCCC
Above is a window of Micromonospora coriariae DNA encoding:
- a CDS encoding universal stress protein; amino-acid sequence: MRRAGKERTRWHTTGIVIGLDRSASAHHALTWAAREAARRHATLLVVTAWPAVDRIGARDNGELVHHRVRLHRMQRDAVAAATAGPANPPQVAREMAFADPVTTLCHAAGFADLVVLGGDATGGLRPRSVAAGVATRLARHRRGGEPAPIVVVSTRGCVSMHRSPRETPVDAAHAAAC